The Candidatus Bathyarchaeia archaeon DNA segment TGGACGAGAAAAATGTGGATGACGTGGTCAAACTGAGCAAATTTTGCGAGATAAGACATGCCCAAAACGTGACATCTACGATTACTATTGTTGATGATAAGGAACTCATTATAGGTTCAGCTTTGCATGTCAGCGAAAGTTTAAACAGTGATGAATTAAGGCATAAACTGTGGACTAACGACTTAAGCCATATTACTGTTATGAGGGATTTTTTTGAAAAAGTCTGGAGCAGCGCTATTCCCGCAAAGTTGTAATCAAATTGGCAAAACGGTCGGTTTGTCATATTGTCTGCTGACTGACATACATTTAAATCGGGAAATGCCCATTCAAAATATTGCTGAAGTCGACAAGCAAAATATTTCTTCACTCTCCTTTCTCCCCTAATTATTGCCGGCTTCAGCAGAAAAATTGACATATTTTACTAACTCAGCAATGAAAAAGACCTCTGTAAGATTGTCGACTGACTGACATACATTTATGAAACCCATCGCCATACACTTCTTCCGTGGTGCGAATGATGAAAAAAGCGTTAAAATATGAAGAAGATGAAATGGAACCAGAACTTTCAGAAAAAGTAATAGAGAAAATAAGCGTTATACAAGGCTTTAAATTATTGTTTCTAAATGGAAACAAAAGCATTCACCAGGTGGAAGTTAGAAGAATCAACTTTCAAGATTTAATGCGCCATTTGCAACAGGGAGAATCCATTCTGATTACTCCAAAGCTTCAGAAAGAGTTTTCAGTAACCATGATGAAGCGCGAGGAACAAGCTCCTTGGTACTTTACGCATCTTTGACAGAAACTAAATGTTTGAAGGAAGGTCGAATGAACACCAGTTTAATTTCAAACTTGTTGAATTTTATGAAAACGGAAAAAATCAAAATGAGATTAAAGAAAATTAGTGATTCAGAATTTTGGCTCGAGAGTCCAGAAGGATCTTTAACCACCAAATTCGCCATAGACGATAATGCGCATGAAGTTTTTTACGATGTTTTCTCAACCGAACAAGATGTACATCTGAAAGAGGAAACCATTAAGGATGTGGAAAGAATAGATTTCATTGCAGAAGAACATAAAGAATGGAAGCTTGCTAAGGCTGCCGAAGACGTGTGGTTAATCCTAGATAGGGTCAAGCTTTGGGCGCAACAAAACAACTATGAGCTTAAAGAACACGAGATGATATAGATTAAGCAAAAGGAGGTGACTTAAAATGTCAGAAAAAAGCGTATTAATTGAGATTGATAAGCCTCATTTTACAGTCAGACTTTATGAGCGCTTTCTCGTAATAGACGTAAAAGGAACACTCAAAGATGAAATTGAGGAAGCCCTTGAAAATAAGCCGATTCTTAGAGAGACTTTGGGTCACATTCTTGGCATATTTGCGCCATTACATATACGTCTGAGTGATATAGACTCGGTAAACATGGATAAGATGGGGACCGTCAGAATACATCTTCCTCATCACAGGGACGTAGTCATTTCACTTGAGCCAAAAGAAGCAAAGAGGCTCATAAACAAACTGAATGAATTGATTCCAGAGGCAAAAGAGGATGAGCTAGAACGCATTATTAAAGAGCATAAACTTCAAAGGATTGTAGAAGAGGAGCAACTAATGGAAAAAGAAGAAGAAATCATGCCAATGGGCGGTGCACAAATGCCAATTTCTGAGCCTCCAGGCACGCGGGAGAAAATAAAGGAAGCAGAGAAGAAGATAATTGAAGAAGAACAACGGTAACCTTGTTTTCTTGGTTAAATAGTGACTGGCGGGTGAATAAAAGAAGTGAAATTGAATGAATAAAAAGGTAACAGTTACACTTGCAGGGATCTTTCTTGCAATAGCTTTAGCACTCCCATCTTATGTATTAATTGAAGCAACAACTGAAGATCTCAGACAATTCAACAAGTTCCTACAAGAAAATCAGCTTCCACTTGATGATACTGATGTTGAGCAGTTCATATATGTTACTGGAACCAGACATCAAAGGCTCTTTGCAGTACTCTTAATATTTGAACTTGTCTTTACAATTCTCTTTGCCATTGTGTTATGGCTAAGCTTAAAGCCGTGATTTTTCTATCCGCAATTTTTTCCGAGTATTTTTAGTTAATAAAACATCTGCATTATTTTAATCTGGTAAGAATTACCAAGCTGTACGCAAATTTTTATGCTTGTTTAAGGAAACTAATTAGTTTTGGCATGAGTTCAGTACCACTATTTAAAATGTCCAAGCTTCCCTTTTTGCATTCTCTCTCAGAAAATTTTAAGATGTTGTCGCCTTTGATTTTGTTGCCTGATATAAGTAGTGGAACAGGATCATCGCTGTGAGCTTTTAGTTTGCAGGGTGTCGAATGATCGGCAGTAACACAAATTATAAAATCTTCTAGTTTTATCGTTTGTAACAATTTTGCAAAAAAGTATTTGTCTATCATGGAAATGATATGTTTTTTAGCGTCAAAATTTCCATCATGTCCGGGCTCGTCTGGACCCTTAATGTGTATGTAAAAGCAATCATAAGCTGGTAAGTGCTCAATTAGTTTCTTAACCCTAATTACGCAGTCCTTCTTAATATCCTTCGAAGGCGGTGGAAGAATTACAGTATCCATGCCTGCCAATTTAGAGATCCCCCTTTCAACTGGCATATCAGTTAAAGAAACAAAACGAACTCCATAGTGTTCATTAATGTTAAAGAATTTTGGCAGTTTATGACCAGCATCCCTTGTGATTATAATGTTTGCCTTAAGTTTACCCTCCGCTTCGCGTTTCTTGTTGACCTCATGTTTATCTAGAACTTCATGACTTTTTTCGACAAATTCGCTCACGAGCTCTGCAGAAATTTTTGCCTCTTCACTGCCATCTGTAGGCTCACATTTTTTCAGGAACATACTAATTTTTGCTTCCGCTATTCCAAGCTCCTTTATCCTTGCGTAGCCTGGATCCGTATTTGTTATTTTGCTTGAAAGCGATTTCTGACGGCTTCTTATGACTAAAACTCCTCTGTAACCAACAGTATTCTTAAACTCAAAGTCTGCAGAGTGAGATTCAAGCTTCACATTTTCATTAATAGCTTTACATAACTCCGTAGCCTCTTTAGTGGTTAAGTCTCTTCCCACGCGCCTATCAATGAGCTCACCATTTTCGCCTGAGGTTGCAAAGTTACATCTTAAAGCAAGATCGCCATCTTTCACTTCAATGCCAGCGCCAACCGCTTCAAGGATTCCTCTGCCTGTGCCATACTTGAATGGGTCATATCCCAAAATTGAAATTACAGCTACGTCGCTTTCTGGAGCTATGCCTTTCCTAACGGTGTACATTAACCCCGTTTTTCCATGTGCAGCAAGAAAGTCCATATTAGGCGTGTCTGCAGCCTCAAGCGGTGTCTTATTGCCTAATTCTGCGATTGGCAAGTCGCCCATTCCATCAATAACAACGTAAATCAGTTTTAGAATTTTGCTCGCCTCTTTATAACTCGAAACCAATGTACAGAGCTATTTCACTATTATCACTGGACAATGTGCTTCGTCTGCAACCCGGTCAGCGACGCTTCCTAAGAAAAACTCTTTAACTCTGCCTAATCCCCTATGCCCCATTACTATGAGGTCAAAGTTTTCTTCTTTGGCAGTTTCAACAATCTTGTCTGCCGGTCGACCTTCCTTTAGCACGGTTGAAATTTTTAAGTTAGGCTTCAGATCCTTAGCCCTTTTAAAAGCATTGGATAATATTTTTTCATGAATATCTTTCACTTCTTTAGTAAACTCGTCCCAATTAGCAGGATAAGCAAACGGCTCTCCTGGATACTCGATCATTGGATAGATGACCCTCGGTACCTGAAAAACATTTATTATTGTAACGGTCGCAGAATATTTTTCCGCTATATCAAGTGCAAAATCCAACGCCTTATCAGCGTGTTCAGAGCCATCAATTGCCACCAAAATTTTTTTAATCAAATCCATCCCATCTATTCAATCTTTTCACTTTTCTAACTCATAGATTTTGCGCATGCTCCTTTAAAAATCGTTCAACAGCTTTCCGATTTGGCAAGGCTCTGGCTCCAACTCTTGTTATCTTTAAATTAGCTGTAGCATTAGCAAACTCAACAGAATCTTCCAAATTTTTACCCTCCAATTGAGCGGTGATAAAACCAGCTGAAAATGCGTCACCTGCTCCAGTAGTGTCAACAACCTTAACTGGATAAGCGGGAACGCTAAAACTTTTGGAGTGATCTATTGCAAATACGCCATCTGGACCCCTTTTAATTATGACCATTTTTGGTCCAGATGCAAGAAGAGTCTTCGCTGCTTTTTCAAGTTCGATTACGCCTGTGAGCTCTTGGGATTCCTCTTGATTCAGAAGAATCTGGTCAACATGATGTAAGAGGGGCAACAGCCTTTTCAGTCCCATCCTCGACATGAGTCTTCCAGGATCAAAGGAAACTGTAACATTTGCTTTCTTTGCTATTTTTGCGGCAGCTAGAGCCGTGTCAAATGAAAGCCCAGTAATATGAACATGTTCGCTTGATGAAATGTAGTCCTTATCCAAATCAGATGGAAATAGCTTATCGCTTGCTCCAGTATATCCAAACATAATTACTTGCCCCTTCTTGTTAATGGCGATTACTGTTAACCCTGAACTTGTTGCAGTATCAACTTTAACATGAGCTACGTCAACTCCGTCATGCTCAAGTTCTTCTAAAAGCACTCGTCCAAACGTGTCAAAACCAATAGATCCTATAAATCCGGATTTCACGCCAAGTCGTGATGCGCCCACAGCCACATTTGCAGCAGAACCTCCACCACCTAGACTTAACTTGTCAGTTTTTGCTTCCCCATCAGCTTCGGGAAATTCGTCCACAAAAATGCGAATATCCATCAAAACATGACCAATAGCAACAAGATCAGGCAAGACAAACACTTCCTCTCTACATCATAGTTTACTGCTTACATTTAGTATTTCTCTAATTCTCTGTTGAGTCTCTCGTGGTGGCATAATGGTATTGACCATATAGACATTTGTCTGCTTAAAATATCTATGGAAGAAATCCTTTCTTAACTCAAGTTTTCTTTGATCTTTCACAAGTTGATGAGGGTTGCAGAAGTCGTTTGCAATCATGTACTGTAAGGCTTCATCCACACTTAATTTAGTGACAATTCTTTTGTCTGCCGGGTCTCTCTTCAACAAAATTATATCCCTCATTGTAGTTAGGGGTATAACGCCTCCGCTCCCGACAATCCATCTGACGTTCACTACCGCTCTGCCTTCCTTATCGAAATGAGCCTTATCTACAAGCCGTTCATACTCGTTCCAAATTTTTCCAATGTCTGCCTCAATGTAACAATTCTTTTCAGAACCAAACGCAAGTGGTTCTCTACTAGACAACCTCACGAAATACCAATCATCAGAAACAAGCCGCGCATCTTCAAGACGCAGCAGCCCCCAAGAATGTGTTGTTTTACCAGTTCCAGAAGGCGCTATCAGCGATACACCATGACCTCCGATGTCGATAGCGGCGCCATGAACAGAATAAATCCTATGTTCATCTTCCAAAACGTCTCCAGCTACAGCCAAAGCTATGCTTTTTATCCATCCATAATAGTCAACATTTACCAAAAAGGCCGTTTTGGTATAAGGATCATATTTTACCGTCATCTGTTGCCCAGGCTCTTCAAGGACTATTAGTCTTCCGTGAGACCTTACATCTTCGCTCATTGTGTAAAAGTTATCTTCCCATCGATCTTTTACATACTCTGCTTCTGTAAGCAGTTTTATACAACAACCATATATCTCTGCCTTTGCCGTGTATAAGAATCTCCCTTCATATTGTTGATAGAGTTCATCCTTCTCTTCTGGACCGATTAATTGAATAGAATACCGTGTTCCAAATTCCATACTGAAACCTGCCTTTCATTTTACATTAAATCATATAGTCACAAAAAGGTTTGCTGTTCTTTGTAAACGTTGGATAAAAATAATATACTGCACACACAATTTAGGATTGGTGATAAGTGATGGATTGGCTTGTCTTAGCGATTCTGGACGCATTTTTTGCTGCACTTGTGGCGATTTTTGCAAAGGTTGGGTTGCAAGGCGTTGATTCCAATGTTGCCACTGCAATAAGAACCATTGTTATGATGGTTTTTACGCTAGGCTTCGTAATAGCCATAGGTAAGGGTCCTCAACTAACGCAACTAACTAGTAAGGATGTGTTTTTCATAGTGCTTTCCGGAATAGCTGGCGCTATATCTTGGCTGCTCTATTTTGCCGCTTTAAAATTGACTGACGCTTCGAAAGTTGCGCCAATAGACAGAGCAAGCGTATTATTCGTGTTAGTCTTATCCGCCCTTATTCTAGGCGAAAAAATAACACTTAAAACGGCGATGGCTGGGGTCCTCATTTTCATTGGGGTTCTATTGCTTGCAATTTAAAAAGCATAGATGCAGAGCCATGTTTCGCAGCACACGTTAATGCCTTCACAGTCCCGCTGTTGATAAATTTTAACTACTTCAAACACTTACATTTGATGTGTGATCGATATGCCCGATGTTTCGCTAACTAGAGTTGAGTTCCTGCCAAAACGTGATTTAGACGAATTAGAGAAAAAGATCATCGACATTCTAAAAGACTTTGAGAGGAAACACAAAGGAATATTCATTTACGCCGAAGTAGAAATAATAAAAAAGGAGCAAGAAACAGAATAGATTACTCATTTTACAAAAGACGTTTGTGAACCAGGGCACTAAGCCTGTTTACTTAATGCTTTAGTAACAAGCTTTTTTCCTTCTTCCAGCATTTCTTCTAATTTCTCCCTGGTAGTTGACTCTCCGTATATCCTGAAAAGCGGTTCTGTCCCAGAAGGGCGAATAAGCAACCATCCATCATCTTTTAGCAGAAACTTTAATCCGTCCATTCTGTTAACATTTGATATCTCTATGCCAGCAATTCTATTTGGGATGTTGGATGAAAGCTTTTCCATAACTGTCTGTTTTAGTTCATCCGGGCATGATACGTCGCTACGTCCATTAAACAGTACCCCATACTCTTTTTCTAAATCCTTAAGCAGTTCCGACAAACTTTTTCCCGTTTTGGCCACCATTTCCGCTATCTTAACGCCTGTAAAAATGCCATCCTTATCGGGAATATGTCCTTTAAAACTTATGCCGCCGCTTTCTTCCCCTCCTAAAACTACATCTTTCTCACGTAAATATTGTCCCACATATTTGAACCCTACAGGCACCTCATACACTGGAAGCCTATGCTTTTCAGCTATTCGGTCGAGAAGATGAGTTGTAGCTACAGTCCGTACAACACCTCCCAACTTTCCACTTTTGACGGTGTAGTCAAATAGTAGCGGAAGAAGCTGATCTGCAGCAAAATAAGCGCCATTACTATCATATACCGCCAGACGATCAGCATCGCCATCAGTTGCCAACCCCAAGTCTGCCCCAAGGCTAATAACCATATTTTTAAGATCTGTTAGAAACTCTGGAAGCGGTTCGGGGCGTCCTCCGCCAAAGTTGGGATCAACTTCATTATGGATAACTACAACTTTGCAACTAAGACTTCGCAAAATACGATCCAAATAGCCTCTTGCAGTTCCATACATTACATCAAAAACCACTTTGAGCCTCATTTTTCTGAAAGCTTCCAAATCTAACTGTTTTTTAACAAACCTTATGTAGGGCCCTGTCGGATCAATCCACTTCAATAACCCACGTTGCATCCCAGTCTCGATCGAGATTTCCTTTATTTTACGTTCCCTAAAAATTCTGCTAATATTATTAGTGATCTCTTCAGTTGTTTCTGGCAATGCGGGACCCGCATATTCTGGGATGTACTTAATACCGTTCCATTCTGGCGGGTTATGCGAGGCTGTAATCATTATTGCGCCAGCAGCTTTCCTATGTAAAACCTCAAAGGCTGCGACTGGAGTGGGCACATCTCTTTTTGTGATGTATGTTGGGATGTCATTACCTAACATTATTTTGCATGCACTTTCTGCAAAGTGTCGTGACCATTTGCGCGTGTCATATCCAACTATAATGCGTCTTTCCTTTAAGCCGTGAGACTGAACATAGTCAGCTATGCCTTGAGCCACGACTTTTACATTATCAAAAGTAAACTCTCTGCCTATGACGCCGCGCCAACCGTCTGTGCCGAAACTAATTTTCACCGAAAACCCCTCAACGTATCCCAACTTTTATTAACCGTTCAATTCTGGTTTTTTCTACTGCACTATAACTAAAGGGAAAAATATAAGCATCCTTTATCAAACTTATGATATTATAACTTGGAGTGGGAGAGTAAAATGCGGATAGGGTTCTTCGTTTGGGAATACCCGCCTAAGCTTGTAGGCGGTTTAGGAACATACGCAGAATATATAACTCACGAGTTTGTTGAGTTAGGCCACGATGTTGCGGTTTTTACCCTTAATCCTGGAGATTTGAATACACGAGAGATTTTAAAGGGAGTGGAAGTTCACAGACCACTTATTGCTGACGCAAGCAACGTTTTTCCAATGTTTGTTGCGGATGACTTGAGAAAATGGGGAACAAACATCCGCTTCTTTAACGACATCTTCATTTACAACGTTCTAAGCGCAACCAAATTCATTAATGGGCTAATCAGAAAGGAAGGTTATAAATTTGACATTGTATGTGTGCACGACTGGTTAAGCAGCATAGCTGGCTTAATAATCAAGAACGAAACCAAAATCCCAGTTGTTTTTCACGTTCACAGCACAGAATGGGGAAGAAGCGGCGGGCAAGGCTCAGAGGTTGTTTCACATCTCGAATGGGCAACTGCCCAAGCTGCTGACAAAATAATAACCGTCAGTCATGCAATGAAGGACGATTTGGCACGTCACGGTTGGCCGCAACAAAAAATAAGCGTTGTATGGAATGGCGTGGACCCTATACGCTATAATCCACAAAACTGTAAACCTGAAGATGTTAAGAAGATCCGAGAGAAGTATAATATTCCAAACGATTGGAAAATGCTCCTCTTCCTTGGAAGATTAACGTGGGTAAAGGGTGTTAAAAATCTAATACAAGCAATGCCAACAGTTTTGAGAGATTA contains these protein-coding regions:
- a CDS encoding EamA family transporter is translated as MDWLVLAILDAFFAALVAIFAKVGLQGVDSNVATAIRTIVMMVFTLGFVIAIGKGPQLTQLTSKDVFFIVLSGIAGAISWLLYFAALKLTDASKVAPIDRASVLFVLVLSALILGEKITLKTAMAGVLIFIGVLLLAI
- a CDS encoding carbohydrate kinase family protein, coding for MPDLVAIGHVLMDIRIFVDEFPEADGEAKTDKLSLGGGGSAANVAVGASRLGVKSGFIGSIGFDTFGRVLLEELEHDGVDVAHVKVDTATSSGLTVIAINKKGQVIMFGYTGASDKLFPSDLDKDYISSSEHVHITGLSFDTALAAAKIAKKANVTVSFDPGRLMSRMGLKRLLPLLHHVDQILLNQEESQELTGVIELEKAAKTLLASGPKMVIIKRGPDGVFAIDHSKSFSVPAYPVKVVDTTGAGDAFSAGFITAQLEGKNLEDSVEFANATANLKITRVGARALPNRKAVERFLKEHAQNL
- a CDS encoding phosphoglucomutase/phosphomannomutase family protein is translated as MKISFGTDGWRGVIGREFTFDNVKVVAQGIADYVQSHGLKERRIIVGYDTRKWSRHFAESACKIMLGNDIPTYITKRDVPTPVAAFEVLHRKAAGAIMITASHNPPEWNGIKYIPEYAGPALPETTEEITNNISRIFRERKIKEISIETGMQRGLLKWIDPTGPYIRFVKKQLDLEAFRKMRLKVVFDVMYGTARGYLDRILRSLSCKVVVIHNEVDPNFGGGRPEPLPEFLTDLKNMVISLGADLGLATDGDADRLAVYDSNGAYFAADQLLPLLFDYTVKSGKLGGVVRTVATTHLLDRIAEKHRLPVYEVPVGFKYVGQYLREKDVVLGGEESGGISFKGHIPDKDGIFTGVKIAEMVAKTGKSLSELLKDLEKEYGVLFNGRSDVSCPDELKQTVMEKLSSNIPNRIAGIEISNVNRMDGLKFLLKDDGWLLIRPSGTEPLFRIYGESTTREKLEEMLEEGKKLVTKALSKQA
- a CDS encoding alkaline phosphatase family protein, which produces MVSSYKEASKILKLIYVVIDGMGDLPIAELGNKTPLEAADTPNMDFLAAHGKTGLMYTVRKGIAPESDVAVISILGYDPFKYGTGRGILEAVGAGIEVKDGDLALRCNFATSGENGELIDRRVGRDLTTKEATELCKAINENVKLESHSADFEFKNTVGYRGVLVIRSRQKSLSSKITNTDPGYARIKELGIAEAKISMFLKKCEPTDGSEEAKISAELVSEFVEKSHEVLDKHEVNKKREAEGKLKANIIITRDAGHKLPKFFNINEHYGVRFVSLTDMPVERGISKLAGMDTVILPPPSKDIKKDCVIRVKKLIEHLPAYDCFYIHIKGPDEPGHDGNFDAKKHIISMIDKYFFAKLLQTIKLEDFIICVTADHSTPCKLKAHSDDPVPLLISGNKIKGDNILKFSERECKKGSLDILNSGTELMPKLISFLKQA
- a CDS encoding universal stress protein; protein product: MIKKILVAIDGSEHADKALDFALDIAEKYSATVTIINVFQVPRVIYPMIEYPGEPFAYPANWDEFTKEVKDIHEKILSNAFKRAKDLKPNLKISTVLKEGRPADKIVETAKEENFDLIVMGHRGLGRVKEFFLGSVADRVADEAHCPVIIVK
- a CDS encoding glycosyltransferase family 4 protein is translated as MRIGFFVWEYPPKLVGGLGTYAEYITHEFVELGHDVAVFTLNPGDLNTREILKGVEVHRPLIADASNVFPMFVADDLRKWGTNIRFFNDIFIYNVLSATKFINGLIRKEGYKFDIVCVHDWLSSIAGLIIKNETKIPVVFHVHSTEWGRSGGQGSEVVSHLEWATAQAADKIITVSHAMKDDLARHGWPQQKISVVWNGVDPIRYNPQNCKPEDVKKIREKYNIPNDWKMLLFLGRLTWVKGVKNLIQAMPTVLRDYPRTKLVILGKGEEERDIAETATRLGIKDNVICRFDFVPEEERILHYAAADVCVFPSVYEPFGIVSLEAMAMAKPVVVGAHGVVGFREQVVPSSPEQNGIHVNGEDPADIAWGIKETLKDPQNAKTWGENGRKRVLQYFTWRKTADQTLGIYQTLVQ